A part of Rhipicephalus microplus isolate Deutch F79 chromosome 8, USDA_Rmic, whole genome shotgun sequence genomic DNA contains:
- the LOC142769119 gene encoding uncharacterized protein LOC142769119 isoform X2 yields the protein MLFALPAIRGWFMPFTRVVSRGTLPFVVAPQQSIRSSRAPIGLRHGFLRIRGRNEQLPKFMACASHQEKQKRPTDFNHTVEPQKLGITASFD from the exons atgcttttcgcgctgcctgcaatccgcGGGTGGTTCATGCCTTTCACACGtgtggtttcgcgcggcacgcttccctttgtggttgctcctcaacagtCTATTCGTTCATCGCGCGCTCCTATTGGGCTCCGTCACGGCTTTTTAAG AATCCGAGGAAGAAATGAACAGCTACCTAAGTTCATGGCGTGTGCATCacaccaagaaaaacaaaaaaggcccACAGACTTCAACCACACAG ttgaaCCACAGAAGTTGGGGATCACCGCTTCATTTGATTAG